The following proteins are encoded in a genomic region of Xenopus laevis strain J_2021 chromosome 3L, Xenopus_laevis_v10.1, whole genome shotgun sequence:
- the fgf11.L gene encoding fibroblast growth factor 11: MAALASSLIRQKREVRESVGPRPVPPQRKVCPRGTKSLCQKQLLILVSKVRLCGAQLGTQEKDSEPQLKGIITRLVSRVGFYLQLLPDGTIQGSKEEGNPYTLFNVIPVGLRVVAIQSSACGQYVAMNCEGHLYSSLHFTAECQFKESVFESYFVTYSSTLYRQRSSGRCWYLGICKDGRAMEGNRVKRHRPAAHFLPKLSEVALYKEPSLHDVVKASPKRRLTPKPSARLRGAR; this comes from the exons ATGGCAGCTTTGGCGAGTTCTCTTATTCGACAGAAGCGAGAGGTTCGGGAATCGGTGGGACCTCGTCCTGTTCCCCCACAAAGGAAAGTCTGTCCCAGAGGAACCAAGTCCCTGTGCCAGAAACAACTTCTCATCCTGGTCTCCAAAGTCCGGCTCTGTGGGGCCCAACTGGGGACACAAGAAAAGGACTCAG AGCCACAGCTGAAAGGCATTATCACTCGGTTGGTCAGTAGAGTTGGATTTTACCTTCAACTTCTCCCAGATGGTACCATCCAGGGTTCAAAAGAAGAGGGAAACCCATACA CTCTGTTCAATGTCATCCCAGTAGGTCTACGTGTGGTGGCCATTCAGAGCTCAGCTTGTGGTCAGTATGTGGCGATGAATTGCGAAGGTCACCTGTACAGCTCA CTTCACTTTACGGCCGAGTGTCAGTTTAAAGAGAGCGTCTTTGAGAGTTACTTTGTCACCTACTCCTCTACCCTCTACCGCCAACGCAGCTCTGGCCGCTGCTGGTACCTGGGCATTTGTAAAGATGGTAGAGCCATGGAGGGCAATAGGGTGAAGAGGCATCGGCCAGCGGCTCACTTCTTGCCCAAGCTCAGTGAAG TTGCACTTTATAAAGAACCCTCTTTACATGATGTGGTTAAAGCATCTCCAAAAAGAAGACTGACCCCTAAACCCAGTGCCAGGCTCAGGGGGGCACGGTGA
- the chrnb1.L gene encoding acetylcholine receptor subunit beta isoform X2 gives MMEEQRGALLWPLIWGLLLIGTQALDKEAQLRDKVFENYNINVRPARTPDQRVVVQVGMTLAQLISVSEKDEELKTKVYLEMAWNDQRLSWDPKQYGGIESLRISSSQVWTPDIVLMNNNDGNFNFALQVDVLVSPNGNVTWHPPGLYVSSCSIEVQYYPFDWQNCSMVFRSYTYGADEVTLVHPKDANGKEVTQAVIFPNTFEENGQWVIRHRSSRKNSSPNDPLYEDITFYLVIQRKPLFYIVNVIVPCILITILAIFVFYLPPDAGEKMTLSIFALLTLTVFLLLLADKVPETSLGVPIIVNYLIFTMTLVTFSVIFSVVVLNLHHRSPNTHHMPQWVKQIFIHYLPKYLCIRRPKPETPLPVAPPPRQVTSTRHADEYFIRRPENDFFLPKQERYHADPFSRDMKWFLEGPSLGLVLPRDLQSAVTAIRYLAQQLQEQEDYDTLKEDWQYVAMVVDRLFLWTFIAFTSLGTLSIFLDANFNLPPDTPFP, from the exons ATGATGGAGGAGCAGAGGGGAGCTCTGCTGTGGCCCCTGATTTGGGGGTTATTACTGATTG GAACACAAGCCCTAGACAAAGAGGCGCAACTGAGGGACAAAGTGTTTGAGAATTACAACATCAATGTCCGACCCGCGAGGACCCCCGATCAGAGAGTTGTGGTGCAGGTGGGAATGACCCTCGCGCAGCTCATCAGTGTG AGTGAAAAAGATGAGGAACTGAAGACTAAAGTTTACCTGGAAATG GCCTGGAACGATCAGCGACTCTCGTGGGACCCCAAACAATACGGGGGCATTGAGTCCCTGAGAATCTCATCCTCCCAGGTCTGGACCCCCGATATTGTTCTGATGAATAA TAACGACGGCAATTTCAACTTTGCTCTACAAGTGGATGTTCTGGTCTCCCCCAATGGCAATGTCACGTGGCACCCCCCCGGCCTGTATGTCAGCAGCTGCAGCATTGAG GTACAGTACTACCCATTTGACTGGCAGAACTGCAGCATGGTATTCCGCTCATACACCTATGGGGCTGATGAGGTGACCCTGGTACATCCCAAAGATGCCAATGGCAAAGAAGTGACCCAGGCTGTGATCTTCCCCAACACCTTTGAGG AGAATGGTCAGTGGGTTATTCGCCACCGCTCGTCCCGCAAGAACTCCAGCCCCAACGACCCACTATACGAGGACATCACCTTCTACCTGGTCATTCAACGCAAGCCCCTCTTCTACATTGTCAACGTCATCGTGCCCTGCATCCTCATCACTATCCTGGCCATATTTGTCTTCTACCTTCCACCAGATGCAG gtgagAAGATGACCCTGTCCATATTCGctctcctcacactgactgtctTCCTGCTGCTTCTGGCTGATAAAGTCCCCGAGACGTCTCTGGGGGTCCCCATCATTGTCAACTACCTCATATTCACAATGACCCTCGTCACCTTCTCCGTCATCTTCAGTGTGGTGGTCCTGAATCTTCATCACCGTTCCCCCAACACCCACCACATGCCCCAATGGGTCAAACAG ATCTTCATccactacctgcccaaatacctgtGCATTCGCCGACCCAAACCAGAGACTCCTCTACCTGTGGCTCCTCCCCCCCGGCAAGTCACATCCACCCGCCATGCTGATGAGTATTTCATACGTAGGCCGGAAAATGACTTCTTCCTCCCCAAACAAGAAAG GTACCACGCAGACCCTTTCTCACGGGATATGAAATGGTTTTTGGAGGGTCCCAGTTTGGGTCTGGTTCTTCCCCGGGATCTCCAGTCTGCAGTGACTGCCATCAGGTACCTGGCACAGCAGCTACAGGAGCAAGAGGACTATGATACT CTGAAGGAAGACTGGCAGTACGTGGCAATGGTTGTTGACCGACTCTTCCTCTGGACTTTCATTGCCTTCACCAGCCTGGGGACCCTCAGTATCTTCCTGGATGCCAACTTCAACCTGCCCCCCGATACCCCATTCCCCTGA
- the chrnb1.L gene encoding acetylcholine receptor subunit beta isoform X1 codes for MHLGTIPPGHLMQTAISWEISWNLAFTSRTDTPHEDMHHGKSHGTWAFTSRTDTPHNDLCDLKLKVSLCSPTINSGDFTHRTNIFGQCLIGRWALPLGLIRGDFIGLIMLDLYLKEAGVSTSQSEKDEELKTKVYLEMAWNDQRLSWDPKQYGGIESLRISSSQVWTPDIVLMNNNDGNFNFALQVDVLVSPNGNVTWHPPGLYVSSCSIEVQYYPFDWQNCSMVFRSYTYGADEVTLVHPKDANGKEVTQAVIFPNTFEENGQWVIRHRSSRKNSSPNDPLYEDITFYLVIQRKPLFYIVNVIVPCILITILAIFVFYLPPDAGEKMTLSIFALLTLTVFLLLLADKVPETSLGVPIIVNYLIFTMTLVTFSVIFSVVVLNLHHRSPNTHHMPQWVKQIFIHYLPKYLCIRRPKPETPLPVAPPPRQVTSTRHADEYFIRRPENDFFLPKQERYHADPFSRDMKWFLEGPSLGLVLPRDLQSAVTAIRYLAQQLQEQEDYDTLKEDWQYVAMVVDRLFLWTFIAFTSLGTLSIFLDANFNLPPDTPFP; via the exons ATGCATCTTGGAACTATACCTCCAGGACACCTCATGCAGACAGCGATTTCATGGGAAATCTCATGGAACTTGGCGTTTACCTCTAGGACTGATACACCTCATGAAGACATGCATCATGGGAAATCTCATGGAACTTGGGCGTTTACCTCTAGGACTGATACTCCTCACAATGACTTGTGTGATTTGAAACTCAAGGTATCGCTTTGTAGCCCTACAATTAATTCAGGGGACTTTACCCATAGGACTAATATATTTGGACAGTGCCTGATTGGACGATGGGCTTTACCTCTAGGACTGATAAGAGGTGACTTTATTGGGCTCATTATGTTGGACTTGTACCTCAAGGAAGCCGGAGTCTCTACATCTCAG AGTGAAAAAGATGAGGAACTGAAGACTAAAGTTTACCTGGAAATG GCCTGGAACGATCAGCGACTCTCGTGGGACCCCAAACAATACGGGGGCATTGAGTCCCTGAGAATCTCATCCTCCCAGGTCTGGACCCCCGATATTGTTCTGATGAATAA TAACGACGGCAATTTCAACTTTGCTCTACAAGTGGATGTTCTGGTCTCCCCCAATGGCAATGTCACGTGGCACCCCCCCGGCCTGTATGTCAGCAGCTGCAGCATTGAG GTACAGTACTACCCATTTGACTGGCAGAACTGCAGCATGGTATTCCGCTCATACACCTATGGGGCTGATGAGGTGACCCTGGTACATCCCAAAGATGCCAATGGCAAAGAAGTGACCCAGGCTGTGATCTTCCCCAACACCTTTGAGG AGAATGGTCAGTGGGTTATTCGCCACCGCTCGTCCCGCAAGAACTCCAGCCCCAACGACCCACTATACGAGGACATCACCTTCTACCTGGTCATTCAACGCAAGCCCCTCTTCTACATTGTCAACGTCATCGTGCCCTGCATCCTCATCACTATCCTGGCCATATTTGTCTTCTACCTTCCACCAGATGCAG gtgagAAGATGACCCTGTCCATATTCGctctcctcacactgactgtctTCCTGCTGCTTCTGGCTGATAAAGTCCCCGAGACGTCTCTGGGGGTCCCCATCATTGTCAACTACCTCATATTCACAATGACCCTCGTCACCTTCTCCGTCATCTTCAGTGTGGTGGTCCTGAATCTTCATCACCGTTCCCCCAACACCCACCACATGCCCCAATGGGTCAAACAG ATCTTCATccactacctgcccaaatacctgtGCATTCGCCGACCCAAACCAGAGACTCCTCTACCTGTGGCTCCTCCCCCCCGGCAAGTCACATCCACCCGCCATGCTGATGAGTATTTCATACGTAGGCCGGAAAATGACTTCTTCCTCCCCAAACAAGAAAG GTACCACGCAGACCCTTTCTCACGGGATATGAAATGGTTTTTGGAGGGTCCCAGTTTGGGTCTGGTTCTTCCCCGGGATCTCCAGTCTGCAGTGACTGCCATCAGGTACCTGGCACAGCAGCTACAGGAGCAAGAGGACTATGATACT CTGAAGGAAGACTGGCAGTACGTGGCAATGGTTGTTGACCGACTCTTCCTCTGGACTTTCATTGCCTTCACCAGCCTGGGGACCCTCAGTATCTTCCTGGATGCCAACTTCAACCTGCCCCCCGATACCCCATTCCCCTGA
- the chrnb1.L gene encoding acetylcholine receptor subunit beta isoform X3 yields MAGTKGWRCSAQPYGKKRPLSEKDEELKTKVYLEMAWNDQRLSWDPKQYGGIESLRISSSQVWTPDIVLMNNNDGNFNFALQVDVLVSPNGNVTWHPPGLYVSSCSIEVQYYPFDWQNCSMVFRSYTYGADEVTLVHPKDANGKEVTQAVIFPNTFEENGQWVIRHRSSRKNSSPNDPLYEDITFYLVIQRKPLFYIVNVIVPCILITILAIFVFYLPPDAGEKMTLSIFALLTLTVFLLLLADKVPETSLGVPIIVNYLIFTMTLVTFSVIFSVVVLNLHHRSPNTHHMPQWVKQIFIHYLPKYLCIRRPKPETPLPVAPPPRQVTSTRHADEYFIRRPENDFFLPKQERYHADPFSRDMKWFLEGPSLGLVLPRDLQSAVTAIRYLAQQLQEQEDYDTLKEDWQYVAMVVDRLFLWTFIAFTSLGTLSIFLDANFNLPPDTPFP; encoded by the exons ATGGCAGGAACCAAAGGGTGGCGCTGTTCTGCACAGCCTTATGGGAAGAAAAGGCCTCTG AGTGAAAAAGATGAGGAACTGAAGACTAAAGTTTACCTGGAAATG GCCTGGAACGATCAGCGACTCTCGTGGGACCCCAAACAATACGGGGGCATTGAGTCCCTGAGAATCTCATCCTCCCAGGTCTGGACCCCCGATATTGTTCTGATGAATAA TAACGACGGCAATTTCAACTTTGCTCTACAAGTGGATGTTCTGGTCTCCCCCAATGGCAATGTCACGTGGCACCCCCCCGGCCTGTATGTCAGCAGCTGCAGCATTGAG GTACAGTACTACCCATTTGACTGGCAGAACTGCAGCATGGTATTCCGCTCATACACCTATGGGGCTGATGAGGTGACCCTGGTACATCCCAAAGATGCCAATGGCAAAGAAGTGACCCAGGCTGTGATCTTCCCCAACACCTTTGAGG AGAATGGTCAGTGGGTTATTCGCCACCGCTCGTCCCGCAAGAACTCCAGCCCCAACGACCCACTATACGAGGACATCACCTTCTACCTGGTCATTCAACGCAAGCCCCTCTTCTACATTGTCAACGTCATCGTGCCCTGCATCCTCATCACTATCCTGGCCATATTTGTCTTCTACCTTCCACCAGATGCAG gtgagAAGATGACCCTGTCCATATTCGctctcctcacactgactgtctTCCTGCTGCTTCTGGCTGATAAAGTCCCCGAGACGTCTCTGGGGGTCCCCATCATTGTCAACTACCTCATATTCACAATGACCCTCGTCACCTTCTCCGTCATCTTCAGTGTGGTGGTCCTGAATCTTCATCACCGTTCCCCCAACACCCACCACATGCCCCAATGGGTCAAACAG ATCTTCATccactacctgcccaaatacctgtGCATTCGCCGACCCAAACCAGAGACTCCTCTACCTGTGGCTCCTCCCCCCCGGCAAGTCACATCCACCCGCCATGCTGATGAGTATTTCATACGTAGGCCGGAAAATGACTTCTTCCTCCCCAAACAAGAAAG GTACCACGCAGACCCTTTCTCACGGGATATGAAATGGTTTTTGGAGGGTCCCAGTTTGGGTCTGGTTCTTCCCCGGGATCTCCAGTCTGCAGTGACTGCCATCAGGTACCTGGCACAGCAGCTACAGGAGCAAGAGGACTATGATACT CTGAAGGAAGACTGGCAGTACGTGGCAATGGTTGTTGACCGACTCTTCCTCTGGACTTTCATTGCCTTCACCAGCCTGGGGACCCTCAGTATCTTCCTGGATGCCAACTTCAACCTGCCCCCCGATACCCCATTCCCCTGA